A single uncultured Methanolobus sp. DNA region contains:
- a CDS encoding winged helix-turn-helix domain-containing protein, whose amino-acid sequence MKKKQLIDVIFASEKRKKVLLMLKDGPQEMKFLLEELDTNRAALLPQIRILEDHSLVYQSGDSYGLTIIGKIVVDEMKPFLDTIESLNKHSHYLSTHNTESLPDHLFERISELRHCQIVEPSLVNTYEINREFFEKAKSSGSLRFIFTFLHPTFPEILSHYLVRNIDISIILTQDLLDKIKTDLPEKFKRALVHDRMKFYVYRKDIKIASLSISDDCFVLRLLFNNNEFSSKQVYCCHHEAYKWSQDLFDHFMKDAERITGI is encoded by the coding sequence TTGAAGAAAAAACAGCTTATAGACGTAATATTTGCCTCTGAGAAAAGAAAAAAAGTCCTCCTTATGTTAAAGGATGGACCTCAGGAAATGAAGTTTCTCTTAGAGGAGCTTGACACCAACAGGGCGGCACTTCTTCCCCAGATCAGGATTCTTGAAGACCATTCCCTTGTGTACCAGTCTGGGGATTCTTATGGGCTGACAATTATCGGTAAAATTGTTGTTGACGAGATGAAACCTTTCCTTGATACAATCGAATCACTTAACAAACACAGCCATTATCTGAGCACACATAATACAGAGTCGCTTCCTGATCATCTTTTTGAGCGCATCAGTGAGTTAAGACATTGCCAGATCGTAGAGCCAAGCCTTGTAAACACATATGAGATAAACAGGGAATTCTTTGAAAAAGCAAAAAGCTCAGGATCACTTCGATTTATTTTCACTTTCCTGCATCCGACCTTTCCGGAAATACTTTCCCATTACCTTGTGAGGAATATCGATATTTCCATTATACTCACCCAGGATCTGTTAGATAAGATCAAAACGGATCTTCCGGAAAAGTTTAAACGAGCTCTTGTTCACGACAGGATGAAGTTTTACGTTTACAGGAAAGACATTAAGATAGCATCCCTTTCAATAAGTGACGATTGTTTTGTCCTGAGGTTGCTTTTCAATAATAATGAGTTCAGCAGCAAACAGGTGTACTGTTGCCATCATGAAGCTTACAAATGGAGCCAGGATCTTTTTGACCATTTCATGAAAGATGCTGAAAGGATCACAGGTATATAA